The segment ATTTTTTCTTTCATCGAAACAAGATTCATATTTTCTTATCACCATTGATATGATTTCGACCTTTAGTGGTTATCACCCTCCCTCTTGGCGTTCTCTTGATAAAACCAATTTGCAAAAGATATGGTTCAACTACCGACTCCAATGTTCCAGAGTCTTCTCCCAATGCAGCAGCAAGAGTATCTAGTCCTATTGGTCGACCTTGATCTTCTGCGAAAAGTTCTAATAAAAAATTTCTATCTAATTGATCCAATCCACAATCATCGACACGATGTAATTTCAGGGACGCATCAACCAAAGGTACATCAATAGATTTGTTTTTACCTTGAACAGTTGCAAAATCTCTAACTCTTCGAAGAAGTCTATTGGCAATCCTTGGTGTACCTCTACACCTTCGTGCAATTTCTAAACTTGCATCACCTATCAATGATAAGCCAAAGAAACTTGCAGAGCGTTCAACAATGTTTTTTAAATCTTGCAGATTATAAAATTCAAATCTTTGAGTAATACCAAACCTGTCGCGCAAAGGTGAGCTTATTGCAGCAGGTCTTGTAGTAGCCCCAATCAAAGTAAATCTAGGAATATCAATCGCTCTAGTTCTTGAACTTGTACCTTTACCAACTGTTAAATCAAGGCGAAAATCTTCTAATGCTGGGTACAAAAGCTCTTCTGCAGAATTCGTAAGTCGATGAATTTCATCTATAAATAACATCTCATCAGGTGACAAATTCATTAAAAGTCCAACAATATCTCGTGGCCTATCTAATGCTGGAGCACTGGTAATTCTGCATTTAACACCTAGTTCTTGGGCAAGAACTAAGGCCATTGTTGTTTTGCCTAAACCAGGAGGTCCAAATAGCAATATATGATCCAAAGACTCTTTTCTATGCAATGCAGCCTTAACAGATATATTTAAAACAGTTTTCAACTCTGATTGGCCTATAAATTCATTCAAATTTTTAGGTCTCAATGAATCGTGCTTTATTGTTTTTTCTTCTTCCTTTAATGGAGAAGGATCAATGTACCTAGGTTTTCCCTTAAACTTTTTAAGGGAATCATACTGATCAAAACCAGAAGACACTATTGCCATATAGGGAAGGATAAGGCCCTTATGAAGTTTTACATTAGTGATTAGATGAAATGACCAAGCCAAAAGAGACAAAGAAGGCTAAATCATCACGATTGAAAGCTAACCGTCGGCTAGCTGAAAATCGCCTTGCAAGACATCAATATGAAATTTTAGAAACACTTGAAACTGGTATAGAACTTTTAGGTACAGAAGTAAAGTCGGTCAGAGCAGGCAATGCAAATTTAAGAGATGGTTTTTGCCTCATTCGCCAAGGTCAGCTGATTCTCCATAATGTACATATCTCACCATTAAACAACGTAGGTAATTTTTTCAATCATGACCCTTTAAGAACAAGAAAGCTTCTGGCACATCGCAAAGAAATTAATAAATTGGAAACCAAAATAAGTAAAAAAGGGTTAACTCTCGTACCTATAAGTATTCATTTAAAAGGATCATGGATAAAAATCATGATAGGTCTAGGAAAAGGTAGAAAGATACATGACAAAAGAGAGCATGAAAAAAAGAAAGATGTCAATAGAGAAGTAAAATCAGTACTAGCTAGATATAAATAACTTTAGAAAATACAAAAAATGACTATTTCTTATGAGCAGAGAACAGCAACTAAAGCTTTTAAAAGATAAAAGAAAAGCAATCATTCAAGACTTAGAGATTTTTTATCAAAATGCTTTTAATGAAATCTCTAAGCTTAATGTTGCTGAAGGCGATATTGCCAAGCTATGTCAATTATTACTGCTATCTAAAGAAGCAGCTTTAGGCCCTATGCAAAAAGAAATAGAAAGACCTTTAATCACAAATCCTGCGAATGACGTCCGTGAGTCAAAATTAAACTGAATTGCATAATCTAATAAATCAACTGCTAATTGACTAAAAAGTGCAAAATATACTTTTGTTCCTTAAAGAAGGAACTGTGAATTAAGCAATAGCAATCTCTAAGCATTCTCAGATGCTTATCGAACATGATGAGATGTACTTATTTTTGCGAAGGAGGTTCCAAGCTGACGTTTTCAGGTGGGGGTGTTGGATCTGGATCAGCAATCAACATATGCTGAAGCACTATTTCGGGACGTTCACTATCCCGCCATCTAATGCGATATGCAGGCATCTTTGTACCCCTACTGGTTGTTTGTTCAACTGGCTCCATTACCCAGCCACGCCTTGAACGACCCTGCGGATTACGCTTGACCACAGGATCAGCATGCTTAAAACGGAAACCGACTCGCTCTCCACTCATCTGAAGATTACATTCATACTCGCTCAATTATCCACTTTGATGGTGCATTTTCCGATTACTGAGAACCGGACCCAGGACGAAGTAACGGAAAAGCAATTACATCTCTAATAGAAGGACTATCAGTTAGGAGCATTACCAAACGGTCAATTCCGATGCCTAGGCCTCCTGTTGGAGGCATTCCCACCTCAAGAGCATTTACAAAATCTTCATCAATTAAGTGAGCCTCAAGATCACCTGCTTCCCTTCGAGATTGTTGCAAAAGAAGACGTTCGCGCTGATCTACAGGATCGATAAGTTCACTAAAAGCATTCGCTGTCTCTCGCCCTGCAATAAATAATTCAAATCTTTCAACCATCCCATCCTTACTTCGGTGTTTCCTGGCCAAAGGTGAAATCTCAATGGGGTAATCAACAACAAAAGTAGGTTGAAATAAATTTGCTTCTACCCTTTGTTCGAAAGCAGAATTTAACAATCTCCCAACACTATCCAAATTATCTGGAACCTCAAGTCCAACTTTTGTCATTGCTTTAGCTGCCTTTTCTCGATCTTTTCCAAAAGTGTAAAAATCAATACCAGTAAATTCAAAAACCAACTCATTCATTGACACTCTTTTCCATGGAGGGGTGAGATCTATCTCTTTACCTTGATAAGTGATCTTTGTTAAACCACAAATTTCTAAACAAACTGCTGCAATCATCTCCTCAGTCAAATTCATCATATCGGTGTAGTCAGCAAAAGCCTGGTAAACCTCGACTGAGGTGAACTCAGGATTATGCCTTGTACTTATACCTTCATTTCTAAATATTCTTCCGAGCTCATAAACTCGCTCAAAACCTCCAACTACTAATCGTTTGAGATGAAGTTCGGTGGCAATTCTCAAATAAAGGGGTAAGTCGAGGGTGTTGTGATGAGTAACAAAAGGTCTAGCATCAGCACCCCCTGCTTCTGATTGAAGTACAGGAGTTTCAATTTCCAAAAAATCTCTTTCGTCAAGCCATCTACGAATTGCACTAACCATCAAAGCCCTTCTCCTAAAGGTTTTACGAGACTGAGGGTTGACAATCAAATCTACATAACGCTGCCTATAGCGCTTTTCAACATCGGCAAGCCCATGCCATTTATCAGGCAATGGTTGTAATGATTTGGACAACATTTCCCAAGAAAAAACTTTTATAGATAATTCCCCGCGATCTGTTCGCCTCAGAATTCCTTTAACTCCAATCCAATCTCCAGAATCAACTAATTCTGTAAGTTGCTTAAAAGATAAACGCACATTATCAGCATCATTTGGATCAACATTGTCCAAAGTGGCTTTCTCTAAAAAAAGCTGAATTGAACCCGTTTCATCTGCCAAGGTAAAGAAAGCAAGCTTTCCCATAACTCGACGAGTAATCACTCTTCCCGCTAAAGCAACATCAACTTGTCGCTCTTGCCCATTAGGCAAATCTTCATGATCAGACTGCAAAGAAGCTGCTTTATGAGTCGGTTCAAACCGTATTGCATAAGGACCATTCCCAAGATCTTGCAAGGTTCTGGCCTTGTCCAAACGGGTTTCTCTTAGATCAGCCAACGAAGAATAAATTCAAATTATCTTGAGGTTAGATAGACATTTGAGTTAATCAAACCTTCCATTTTCAAGCAACAACAGTTGGGAATTCCCCTACTCTTTGGGAGGAATAACCAATACCTCTAACAGTAAGAATTAATTCTGGGTTTCTAGGGTCAGGTTCTAACTTCCCTCGTAATCGAGCAACATAAACATCTACTACTCTTAAATCAGCTGCTCTTCTAGGGGGGTAACCCCATAGCTGTTCAAGAATTTCTGCGCGAGGTACAACTTTGCCCGGATCACGAAATAGCAATTCCAACAAACTAAATTCTGTATAAGTTAATCCAATCCTTTCTCCAGCACGACTTACTTGTCTCCTGTTTGTATCTACAACTAAATCGCCAAGCTTCATCACACCTTGCCCAACCGGTATTTCCCTAGGCTCAGCAACAGAAGCACCAGGACCCATTCGCCGTAGGATTGTCGCTATTCGAGCCTCTAGCTCCTTTGGACTGAATGGTTTGGATAAATAATCATCAGCACCCAAGTCAAGCCCTGCTACGCGCTCTGAGATAGCCTCGAGGGCGCTTAAGAAAATAATTGGAACTATCGATTCCCCTCTAATGCGTCTACAAACCGCAAAACCATCAAGTTTTGGAAGCATTACATCCAATACAACTAAATCTGGTGATTCTCTATGAAACAACTCAAGAGCCTCTTCTCCATCCTTAGCTGAAATCACTTGATAGCCAGCAAGTTCTAGACGGGTAACCAATACTTTCAACACTGCTGGTTCGTCATCTACAACAAGAATTGTTGCCTTTGAACCATAGGAAGCCTTTAAAACAGGCCCACCAGTGCTTTCAAGCTTGGATGAACCTCCTGCACGCATGAACCAAATTTATGTAGGTGGAAATGCAACCATAACCTTCCAACCGAAACTAAGACCAACAATTTGCCAAAAAAAAGCGGATTTTTTTTGTTTTTTTTAAGATTTTACGAGTACTTACACCTAGGTAAATCTACTCATTTTTTTTATTTTTCTGCATTTTTTTAAATTAAGTTTGATGAGAGAGATGGCACTTAAGAGCTGAAAAAATTAAAAGAATTTAAGTTGAAATCCATTATTTGCAATTGTTATCTATTTCGCTGGCGGAAAAAATATAAAAACATCCACGAACAAATCATTGGGGCCAATAAGGCAGTGACAATTGCTTGAGCGAACAATGCGTAAAAAAAGCCATTATGAAAGAAAAAAGTCTTACTCTCACTAATAAAAAAGATTTTTTGAAGCCATATAGTCAGTCCAATAACGCATGTACCAAGCCACGCAAGCAAGCCCAAGCTGAAGCTATTTGTAATGGTAGGGGCTTTTCTGCCTAAGAGGCCCCACCAAAACCCAAGAAGCATTAAAGATGGGATTTGGGTTGCGCCATTAATATGAATTGCATCTAAAAGCATTCCTAAACAAAGCCCGGCAAAAGTTCCTGCAAAAGCACCTTCTTGGAGAGCCCAGGGAAGCAGCCAAAAAACCGACCAATTTGGACCTACATTAGAAATAGCAATCCAAGATGGGCTTAAGAAAGAAAGAAATGGAACAAGTAAAGCTAAAAGTAAATATCCAATTCTTCTAGAAGGAGTTTTCATTACAAACCAATTATCTCTACCCAATCAATTGCCTCAGGATGAGCAAGAAGCTGTACGAAGCCATATGGTGAAGGTAAATTTTCTGCATTTATAAATTTGATTACCCCTATTGGTTCGTTAGGAGGAAGCAAAGTGCTTGCAGAGGAAGTGCTCACAATATCTCCAACTTTTGTTTCAGAACTTTTATCTAGAAAATTTATCTGAGGACGATTATTCCCATTACCAACCAATATTCCATGAACCTTAGTTCGTTCAACCCATACTCCTATTTTGCTTTGAGGAGAAGTAAGTAATCGAACTCTTGAGGTTGTTGGAGTTGTTGAATCAATAATTCCCAAAACACCCCCAGGTCCTAAAACTACATCACTAGTTTTTATGCCTGATTTCGAACCCTTATTAATATCAAGCTGTTGCCAAAAACCACTTGTTTTTCGAGAAATAACTACAGCAGGTATACGATTTTCACCAGATGATGCTTTTAATTCAAGTAAATTTCTTAGGCGCTGATTATCTTTCTGAAGCAAAGTTAACTTTATTTGTTGTTCTAAATTCGCACTACTCTGTATCCATTCTTTCTGAGCAATGCCAGGAGTAAAGGGACTAACGATCAATGAGTATATATCAATTAAATATGCGCCTTTTGCAAAACGAATAGCACTAAAAAGTATAGAAATCCCAACCCAAAACCATAAACTCTTCTTATTCCACCAACGAAAAGAAGCATCCCGTCGGAAACTACCCATCAAATCAATCCCTTACTGCATTTCTGGCAAATTCAGGAGTATCAACTACTCTCTTTAATCTCTTGAAGTTATCTAAAACTTTCCCACATCCATTAACCACACAGAGCAAAGGTTCTTCTGCAACATGGGTGAAAATACCTGTTTCATGACTCACTAAATCACTAATACCCCTAACTAAAGCTCCTCCTCCTGCCAACATAATGCCTCGGTCAACAATATCTGCTGCTAATTCTGGAGGAGTACGTTCTAAAACTCTTTTCACCGCATCAACTATTTTGTTTAGAGGATCAGACATGGCGTCACGTAGCTCACCAGCATTCAAATTGATAGATCGTGGCAAACCAGATAGCAAATGCAATCCTCTTACATCCATACTTTGATGATCAAACTCATCATTAGGAAAAGCTGATCCAATACGAATTTTAATTTCTTCTGCTGTTCTTTCGCCAACAACCAAGTTGTGAACCTTTTTTAAATAAACAGCAATTGAATCATTGATCTCATCACCTGCCACACGTACAGACTCACTTAATACAGTTCCGCCCAAACTCAAAACTGCAACTTCCGTAGTACCTCCACCAATATCAACAATCATTGTCCCGATTGGTTCTGTAACAGGAAGATCAGCCCCTATTGCAGCAGCTACAGGTTCGTCAATTAAATGAACTTCTCTAGCGCCAGCAAGACCTGCTTCTCGAACTGCTCTTCTTTCAACACTTGTAACGCCACTTGGAATACCTACAACTAAACGCGGTGCAATGATCCCACGGCCTTCATTACACTTTTGTATAAAAGTTTTCAACATCTGCTCAGCTGCATCAAAATCAGCAATTACACCATCCCTTAAAGGCCTAACTGCTCGAATATTGCCTGGCGTACGACCCAGCATTAATTTTGCGTCTTCACCAACTGCCAAAGGTTCTCCTTCCTCTAAATCCATTGCTACAACAGATGGCTCTTCAAGAACTATTCCTTTGCCTTGTACATAAATCAACGTATTTGCCGTCCCTAAATCAATCCCTATATCTCTGGAAAGTCTCAAACGTCTAAAAAACACTTTTTTAATTTGAATATGAGTTTGAATCATAAGAGCTGTTGCGAGATATACAACACCACCGCGTAAGACTCTGGACCACCTTTTATAGAGGCCTATTAAGATTGCTGCATTATTAAAATTACTTGATCAGTAAAAACTATGAGTGTTAACTCTGTAAGCCTAGTTGGCAGAGCTGGTAGAGACCCAGAAGTACGCTATTTCGAATCTGGTTCAATTGTCGCGAACCTGACTTTAGCGGTCAATCGCCGAAGCAAACAAGATGAGCCTGATTGGTTTAATTTAGAAATTTGGGGCAAACAAGCTCAAGTTGCAGCAGATTATGTAAAAAAAGGATCTTTAATAGGCATTACTGGTAGTTTCAAACTAGACCAATGGAAAGACAAAAACACAGGTGAAGAGCGACAGAAACCTGTTGTTCGAGTAGATAGGTTAGAACTCTTAGGGACAAGGAGAGATGATGAGAGTAGATTTAATAATCAACAACAAAATATGCCACATACCAATGAAGAAGATATCCCATTTTAAAAAATACTAATGCAATTTATTTTTATGCTTTATTAAAGATCTAACTAACAACCAAATA is part of the Prochlorococcus marinus str. MIT 0919 genome and harbors:
- the ruvB gene encoding Holliday junction branch migration DNA helicase RuvB, with protein sequence MAIVSSGFDQYDSLKKFKGKPRYIDPSPLKEEEKTIKHDSLRPKNLNEFIGQSELKTVLNISVKAALHRKESLDHILLFGPPGLGKTTMALVLAQELGVKCRITSAPALDRPRDIVGLLMNLSPDEMLFIDEIHRLTNSAEELLYPALEDFRLDLTVGKGTSSRTRAIDIPRFTLIGATTRPAAISSPLRDRFGITQRFEFYNLQDLKNIVERSASFFGLSLIGDASLEIARRCRGTPRIANRLLRRVRDFATVQGKNKSIDVPLVDASLKLHRVDDCGLDQLDRNFLLELFAEDQGRPIGLDTLAAALGEDSGTLESVVEPYLLQIGFIKRTPRGRVITTKGRNHINGDKKI
- the smpB gene encoding SsrA-binding protein SmpB; this translates as MTKPKETKKAKSSRLKANRRLAENRLARHQYEILETLETGIELLGTEVKSVRAGNANLRDGFCLIRQGQLILHNVHISPLNNVGNFFNHDPLRTRKLLAHRKEINKLETKISKKGLTLVPISIHLKGSWIKIMIGLGKGRKIHDKREHEKKKDVNREVKSVLARYK
- a CDS encoding hercynine metabolism small protein produces the protein MSREQQLKLLKDKRKAIIQDLEIFYQNAFNEISKLNVAEGDIAKLCQLLLLSKEAALGPMQKEIERPLITNPANDVRESKLN
- the lysS gene encoding lysine--tRNA ligase, translated to MADLRETRLDKARTLQDLGNGPYAIRFEPTHKAASLQSDHEDLPNGQERQVDVALAGRVITRRVMGKLAFFTLADETGSIQLFLEKATLDNVDPNDADNVRLSFKQLTELVDSGDWIGVKGILRRTDRGELSIKVFSWEMLSKSLQPLPDKWHGLADVEKRYRQRYVDLIVNPQSRKTFRRRALMVSAIRRWLDERDFLEIETPVLQSEAGGADARPFVTHHNTLDLPLYLRIATELHLKRLVVGGFERVYELGRIFRNEGISTRHNPEFTSVEVYQAFADYTDMMNLTEEMIAAVCLEICGLTKITYQGKEIDLTPPWKRVSMNELVFEFTGIDFYTFGKDREKAAKAMTKVGLEVPDNLDSVGRLLNSAFEQRVEANLFQPTFVVDYPIEISPLARKHRSKDGMVERFELFIAGRETANAFSELIDPVDQRERLLLQQSRREAGDLEAHLIDEDFVNALEVGMPPTGGLGIGIDRLVMLLTDSPSIRDVIAFPLLRPGSGSQ
- the rpaB gene encoding response regulator transcription factor RpaB translates to MRAGGSSKLESTGGPVLKASYGSKATILVVDDEPAVLKVLVTRLELAGYQVISAKDGEEALELFHRESPDLVVLDVMLPKLDGFAVCRRIRGESIVPIIFLSALEAISERVAGLDLGADDYLSKPFSPKELEARIATILRRMGPGASVAEPREIPVGQGVMKLGDLVVDTNRRQVSRAGERIGLTYTEFSLLELLFRDPGKVVPRAEILEQLWGYPPRRAADLRVVDVYVARLRGKLEPDPRNPELILTVRGIGYSSQRVGEFPTVVA
- the mreC gene encoding rod shape-determining protein MreC; the protein is MGSFRRDASFRWWNKKSLWFWVGISILFSAIRFAKGAYLIDIYSLIVSPFTPGIAQKEWIQSSANLEQQIKLTLLQKDNQRLRNLLELKASSGENRIPAVVISRKTSGFWQQLDINKGSKSGIKTSDVVLGPGGVLGIIDSTTPTTSRVRLLTSPQSKIGVWVERTKVHGILVGNGNNRPQINFLDKSSETKVGDIVSTSSASTLLPPNEPIGVIKFINAENLPSPYGFVQLLAHPEAIDWVEIIGL
- a CDS encoding rod shape-determining protein, with translation MIQTHIQIKKVFFRRLRLSRDIGIDLGTANTLIYVQGKGIVLEEPSVVAMDLEEGEPLAVGEDAKLMLGRTPGNIRAVRPLRDGVIADFDAAEQMLKTFIQKCNEGRGIIAPRLVVGIPSGVTSVERRAVREAGLAGAREVHLIDEPVAAAIGADLPVTEPIGTMIVDIGGGTTEVAVLSLGGTVLSESVRVAGDEINDSIAVYLKKVHNLVVGERTAEEIKIRIGSAFPNDEFDHQSMDVRGLHLLSGLPRSINLNAGELRDAMSDPLNKIVDAVKRVLERTPPELAADIVDRGIMLAGGGALVRGISDLVSHETGIFTHVAEEPLLCVVNGCGKVLDNFKRLKRVVDTPEFARNAVRD
- a CDS encoding single-stranded DNA-binding protein; this translates as MSVNSVSLVGRAGRDPEVRYFESGSIVANLTLAVNRRSKQDEPDWFNLEIWGKQAQVAADYVKKGSLIGITGSFKLDQWKDKNTGEERQKPVVRVDRLELLGTRRDDESRFNNQQQNMPHTNEEDIPF